In the genome of Orcinus orca chromosome 13, mOrcOrc1.1, whole genome shotgun sequence, the window CGCCGGAGAACCGGCCGCTAGGGCTCGTCCGGCGACTGAGGAGGTTAAGCGGCTCAGGGCTGGACGTGCCGGGACCCGGGCGGGATGCGAGCGCCGGGGTTGCTGGGCCCCGCCAAGAGCCGCAGAGACCAGCCCGGAGAAACTGGAAAAACCCTCCGCACTGGGACGCCGTTTCCGCGTGTCGCCAGCCCCAGACCGTAGGGCTCTTTCCCTGGCGGTCTCCGCAAAGGTGCACCGTGACTTTGGGGAGGAACGTTTGGTTGCCGAGTTTGTCAAGTAGGTACTGAGGAGGCGCTTCTCTCCACCCAGGCGCCCTCGGTACACGGAAAGGTGGTGAAAGAGCCGAGCCATGTATACACTCCTACTCCCGACCGCCCAGTTGGCTGCGGTGGCCCTTTGGAGCAGCTGTAGTGTTCAGTAAGCCGTGAGATCTGGGTTTTAGACCCAGGCTCTGCCACCCGCTGGCGGTGTACATCGTGGCCAAGTCACTTCAGTTCTCTGAACCTGTTTTCTCCTCTTTACCCTCAAGATACTACCTCGCAGGGTTGTAGAGACGGCATATTGTCAGTTGTAAACTACACTCCCTCGTCTTTACCCCTAGCTCTGTCCCCCGTGCCTTGTGTGAGGAACATCGTAGGTGCTCCCAAAGAGTTGGGATATGAATTAAAGTAcgtgtgcatttttaaaattatttcctaatttttcgTGAAAAACATGGGGGGATGTCTCTCTTGTTCTCCCTTCAGGTTGGCTGAGGACTCCAGTAATTCCCTTCAACCGGATCTTAGTTTCATAAATTTTCTCAAGCCAGAGAAGCTAACAAAGGCAGAGAAGAGGTTTAAAGAAAAGGCAGTAGTGGAAATGATGAAGCTAGACAAGCAAATCAAAGAAACTCAAATCCGACTAGAACCGTTAGTGGAGGAAACCAGGCAGCTGCTGGCGGAAAACGTACGTGTCGAGGAGGAAAACCAGTTCTTTCTGGAATACCTGACCAAGCAAACAAAGGAGTCTAGACAGCGAACCGAGAAGCTGTGGAACTACTATTTACAGCAATGTGGGCAGATtgaacaaaggagacaagaattaACCTCCAAATATGCGGAAAAAAATTCAGCGCTTAAAACAGAGCTCttgcagaaagaaaagatcctaTCCAATTTGAATAAGCAGTTGGAGGCAATGAGGGACATTTCGATAGTAAAGGAGAAACAGGAGAGAGAAATTCAGACACTACAGCAGGAGATAAAGAAAACCCACGCTGAGACAGCTGCAAAGAAACAGGCCATGCTGGTCCAGTTCTTCCAGGATAAAGCGTTACTGGAGGCACAACTGAGTGAGCTAGATGCAAGGCAGTTGGGAAAAAGACCAACAAAGGAGCTGAACAGCAAGAACAAGGCCTTGGAGAGGGCAGCAAAGCAGTACACTTCCGAGTTCCACAGTAGCATCGACAGACAGCACCAGCAGTTACAGAAGGAACTACCACAGCTAATTCAGAAATGCCAGAAGTTGCAGGCTACTCACAGCCgtttaaaaaagaagcagcagcagctgcagcaggagCAGTGGTACCTAGATTGCTTAAGCCGGGGGAGGCAACGGCTGCAAGAAAGGCGTAATCCGTGCCCAAAAGGACAAGGTGCTCCAAAGACCACACTGAACCCTGCCCTAGGCACCAAATCAAGGACGCATCCAAAGTAATTCCTAAAATAACACGAAGTCAGGAATGGAGCAAGGGTTCTTAGGTGCTACGTAACATAAACCAGGTTAGGAAGGCTTTGGGATCTCAGGGTGCTGTGGTTAAATATCCATCTTGATGTTAGTGTGAAGGATTAGGTGCTTTTCTCCAGCAGTACTGCTAGATTATGTGTGGGACTGGCTTCCCTTAAAGTtaggtttttctttaattagctcTTGGTAATAAATGGGCTGTGCCTCACACCTCCAGATAACCCAGTACCATTTGCCAAAAACCCAGATGTGAAACTACCTCAAGAAAACCACCTTGCGGAAGTGACAGGAAAATAGTTGTGTGGTGTGTTTCACCTAGCTAAGTTAGGTTTCTTTATAGAAAAAGCCCCCTGAAGAATAGCATTTCAGATTGTTATATTCTGCTTTCTGCTCTGTAAAGAACCAATGTCCATGTATCCTCACTTCTTTGGCCACCTTAGCACACAGTGTTTTTAAGCTCTTTGTAAAGTTTGTGCTGGTGATCAGGTAGCTGCTTCTAGTTTTCTCATGATTGAAAAACTCTTAACAGCAAGTGTAATAAGCCTTAGGCAGAGTAACCTGTCTGATGCTCAGCCCATACCATTTTTGCTTTGTGTAAACTGTGTGAAGGGAAGAGAAGATAGAGGGTATGTATACCTGGTCAGTTTTCTGTGGAGAAATACCTCTAGCCTGAATGAGGTGACTGAGTGCTTCTGCCTGTTTTAGGAAAACGTATCAAAAGAAAGTTTTCATATATTTGGAGAACTTTCTAAAGAGTCTTTTGCCATCTCTTTCCCAGGCAACATCCTCAATTTCTAAGATGACAAAGATGACTGAAGTTTCGATAGAGTGAGCACTTTAGCTTTAGGTCACTTACTACGTTTTTACTGCATAAGCACTTCCTAGTCCTTGAAATGCGTTTTGTTATTCATGTGTACCCTCTTTATGCCCCTTCAGTAGAACTAggaatagtattttaaattaatatagacTTTTAGGGTAGTTATATTTTTGGCACTTAGGACATACTGATGGTTAGATCAGGGATTTCTTTGAATGCTGAATCCTGGTACAGAAATGCAGCCTCATTTTAATGTTGCTCCTTTGTGGAAAAACAGAATCAacttaatgttttcaagaaaTTGTCAGTGATGAAAAAGTTCATAATGGTTTTCCcagatttcagttttattcatatgtaaaatgaattCTTGTACAATTAGATTCAGAAAAGGATTTTGCCTCAATGTGCCTTAACTTCTAGCTTTAACAACTTTTCTGTTAAATGTGTAATGTCTTggttcttaaaattttgttattgaAAATAAACTCAGATTATAATATACCCACTGATTTCATTATTGTTCCAATGTAATGTACCTTCTACTTACCTCTCTTCTCATGTCTTATCAACTCTGCATGTCTTCTTCATACTAGTGTGCACATAATAAAAATGCAGTTTTAGTGCACAAAGTAGAATGTTAGGTAGCACACAGTTGCCTTAACCTGAATAGTTCTATTCAGTGGAGCTGAAAATACAGAGAGCCTGTTTAAAACTATGGTATCCAAGACACATTCAAAACCGTTATTCTCTGTCGATGCAAAAAACATAGGAAGATATAAAACTAAGGATAAGGAAAGACGGATGGGTAATCTTAttaatctgctgttaattcccCCTCCTGCCAGTGCTGTCCAGATGAATTAATTCAGGAGTGAGTAACTTCCACCCTGTCTCAGTTTATTTTGAATTCCTCATCCCAGATAATGGATCTGATCTGGTGTACTGCTCCTGGCTGTCCCTTTGTGAGGACTCTGAGGGCTTGAAGACTTTAAAGGGTGAATCATCTGATAAAGCAGCGGTCACCAACCTTTTTGGCAcgagggaccagtttcgtggaagacaatttttccacggacggggggtgggggtgggtggggtggggttggggggggaggggagggttcaggcggtaatgcgagcgatgggaaGCGACGGGCAGCGGCAGAGGAAGCTTTGCTCGCTCCCCCGCTGCTCACcccctgctgtgcggcccagttcctaacaggccgtgcaCCGGTCTgtagcccaggggttggggactccTGTTGATAAAGGCCCTTAGAAATTCCCGTCAGCAAGCCAGCAGTAGGTTTGGCCAACGAGGATCTCAGCCTACTTTTCGTCTGCTTTCCTGTGCTGGAAAGGAAAGAGGGTGATGTTACAGAAAGTGCATTTAGATGGAAAAGACCTGTGAGGTGAAATTTAGGTTAAGACTTGAACGACATGAAGCCTGATGTACAAAAATTGGGGAAGAagacattccagacagagggaacagtgaATGCAAAGGCCCTAAGATGGGAAGGAGTTTAGTAGGATTAAGGAACAGAAGAGTCAGTGTGGCTAAGTGTAGTTGGGGAATGGCAGCGAACACGGACAGAGCAGAGGCGGATGAGGCTAAAAAGGTTAATAGAGTAGGCAGGCCTTGTAGGACAAGGTAAAGGGGATGACTTATTCTAAGTGCATTGGGAAATCACTAGGCTTTAAGCAAGTGAACGAGGTTGATTTACAGTATAAAAACTCACTACAGCAGTATGCGGAGTGTACCAAGCCAGTGAAAAGCAGATGGAATCCAGTTAGGAAGCTCTTGAAAAGGCAAGAGGTGATGACTGTTCGGAATGGAATGGCAAACATGGAGGTGAACAGAAGACATGGGGGAGAGCTGATTCTTAGTGTgaggggaagaggaagcagaagaaaaattcCTAAACTGTTCCTTTTGAAGAAGGAGGTGGGcagagtattttttctttgtttgtgtgaACTTTTTCT includes:
- the CCDC121 gene encoding coiled-coil domain-containing protein 121 → MRLEQSKPNRTEPNRPERAGPRGQACAFVLSVQAGMGAQLGTEAGKWRHWEDEWSRPPKEPLTVVGQGLGRAKLWTPGGRGDKGPPGSHTMKVKRVPFPVGPPRAGNRAAGEPAARARPATEEVKRLRAGRAGTRAGCERRGCWAPPRAAETSPEKLEKPSALGRRFRVSPAPDRRALSLAVSAKVHRDFGEERLVAEFVKLAEDSSNSLQPDLSFINFLKPEKLTKAEKRFKEKAVVEMMKLDKQIKETQIRLEPLVEETRQLLAENVRVEEENQFFLEYLTKQTKESRQRTEKLWNYYLQQCGQIEQRRQELTSKYAEKNSALKTELLQKEKILSNLNKQLEAMRDISIVKEKQEREIQTLQQEIKKTHAETAAKKQAMLVQFFQDKALLEAQLSELDARQLGKRPTKELNSKNKALERAAKQYTSEFHSSIDRQHQQLQKELPQLIQKCQKLQATHSRLKKKQQQLQQEQWYLDCLSRGRQRLQERRNPCPKGQGAPKTTLNPALGTKSRTHPK